A window of the Oryzias melastigma strain HK-1 linkage group LG11, ASM292280v2, whole genome shotgun sequence genome harbors these coding sequences:
- the LOC112162439 gene encoding LIM/homeobox protein Lhx9 has translation MMVSQAPFAVSVQDPMVCAGCAEQVCDRFFLLAAGRVWHSVCLRCSLCHCELQTHSSLYWRDGNIYCQQDYCRMFGGGQCARCFQPIPPSALVMRSGDLTFHPQCFSCQECDVKLLPGNLYCMQGTNLYCESHYQDEGGNMPHHDPSMRLSLTEGESTRVTQELCVSCTI, from the exons ATGATGGTCTCTCAGGCGCCGTTCGCCGTGTCCGTCCAGGACCCCATGGTGTGCGCCGGTTGTGCGGAGCAGGTGTGCGATCGCTTCTTCCTGTTGGCTGCAGGACGGGTGTGGCACAGCGTGTGCCTGCGCTGCAGCCTGTGTCACTGCGAGCTGCAGACGCACTCCTCCCTGTACTGGAGAGACGGAAACATCTACTGCCAGCAGGATTACTGCAG GATGTTTGGAGGGGGTCAGTGTGCTCGCTGCTTCCAGCCAATCCCACCCTCCGCTTTGGTCATGAGGTCAGGCGATCTGACCTTTCACCCTCAATGTTTCTCCTGCCAG GAATGTGATGTTAAATTGTTGCCGGGGAACCTGTACTGCATGCAGGGGACAAACCTGTACTGTGAGTCCCATTATCAGGATGAGGGGGGCAACATGCCTCATCACGACCCCTCGATGAGACTGAGTCTAACAGAAGGTGAGAGTACACGTGTGACACAAGAACTGTGTGTTTCCTGCACCAtttga
- the LOC118599397 gene encoding LIM/homeobox protein ttx-3-like yields the protein MRNTPTTCGRGIKLKQFDVGDHRRPSSSLSETGQHHVSGEGEDSVSSPEPRLDDKEGGGRSRRRTKRIRTCFRREQLRALESYFAQKHNPDGKDWTCLAHKTGLPKRVLQVWFQNARAKLRRSLNSEYPQVHSPATPFPTVAVATSSSPPACAMSDHTQPFPTSTIDHLQLSLLTAPVNERSEVVNPSAHQLLQSSNSMDYNSQSAPGCSSLDLQGNFELEIDRSDSSDAFRLHYC from the exons ATGCGAAACA CTCCTACCACATGCGGCCGCGGAATTAAGCTCAAGCAGTTCGATGTGGGCGATCATAGAAGGCCTTCTTCTTCCCTGTCAGAAACAGGGCAGCACCATGTTTCAGGTGAAGGAGAAGACTCCGTCAGCAGTCCAGAACCACGACTGGATGAcaaagaaggaggaggaaggagccGCAGACGCACCAAACGCATCAGGACCTGCTTTCGCCGTGAGCAGCTGCGAGCGCTCGAGTCCTACTTTGCTCAGAAACACAATCCTGATGGTAAAGACTGGACTTGTCTGGCACACAAGACTGGTCTTCCAAAGAGAGTCCTGCAG GTGTGGTTTCAAAACGCTCGAGCCAAACTCAGACGTTCCCTCAACTCGGAGTATCCTCAGGTCCACTCGCCTGCCACGCCCTTCCCAACTGTTGCCGTAGCAACCAGCTCCTCTCCACCGGCCTGCGCCATGTCTGACCACACCCAGCCCTTCCCCACCAGCACCATCGACCACCTGCAGCTGTCCCTGCTTACCGCTCCAGTCAACGAGAGATCAGAGGTTGTTAATCCGTCAGCACATCAGCTGCTCCAAAGCTCCAACTCCATggactacaattcccagagtgCACCAGGATGTTCTTCTCTTGATCTCCAGGGGAACTTTGAATTGGAAATAGATAGGAGTGATAGTTCAGATGCTTTTAGACTTCATTACTGTTGA